From the genome of Cellvibrio japonicus Ueda107, one region includes:
- a CDS encoding GDSL-type esterase/lipase family protein: protein MLSAPLLSAFILALSLGFTALGSNASENLPGTIPSKRTQEFPWMSVATWERMHAEDVLIAEHDQVDLLFIGDSITAGWDWQLWQTHFAPLKAANFAIGADHTGNVLWRLQHGTIGQLHPKLIVVLIGVNNLGHLQESPEQAADGITRVVQQLQLAWPNSRILLNAVFPFDEKADSPNRAKAKRLNSIISKLGNNKTIFFKDYGHVFLQKDGSIAAEVMADFLHPTPAGYKIWAEAMTPDIHKLLQ, encoded by the coding sequence ATGTTATCAGCACCTTTGCTCTCCGCCTTTATACTGGCACTTTCACTTGGATTTACTGCACTTGGCAGCAATGCCAGTGAAAACCTCCCCGGCACCATCCCCAGCAAACGCACCCAGGAGTTTCCCTGGATGTCAGTTGCCACCTGGGAGCGTATGCACGCCGAAGATGTCCTGATCGCCGAACACGACCAGGTCGACTTGCTGTTTATCGGTGACTCCATTACCGCCGGTTGGGACTGGCAACTCTGGCAGACCCATTTCGCGCCGTTAAAAGCTGCTAATTTTGCGATTGGCGCCGATCACACAGGCAATGTGTTGTGGCGACTGCAACACGGCACCATTGGCCAACTACACCCCAAACTCATTGTGGTTCTGATTGGCGTTAATAACCTCGGACATTTGCAGGAAAGCCCCGAGCAGGCGGCCGATGGTATTACCCGTGTGGTACAGCAACTACAACTGGCCTGGCCAAACAGCAGGATTTTATTAAATGCCGTGTTTCCGTTCGATGAGAAAGCCGACTCCCCTAATCGCGCCAAGGCAAAGCGATTGAACAGCATTATTAGCAAACTGGGCAATAACAAAACCATTTTCTTCAAGGATTATGGCCACGTGTTCCTGCAAAAAGATGGCTCCATTGCTGCCGAGGTCATGGCCGACTTCCTCCACCCGACGCCTGCAGGCTATAAGAT
- the holA gene encoding DNA polymerase III subunit delta — protein MPKLRPEQLAAALTKQLAPIYLVSGDEPLLIQEACDSIRAAARKQGFGERELYHADSNFEWGQLLSAANSLSLFAEKKIIELRMPSGKPGDKGGKILQEYAQSPAPDNLLLIVTEKLDGAAQKSKWFKALEDAGQHIQVWPITAGNLPRWIGQRLQQAGLQADPDAIELLASRIEGNLLAAVQEIEKLKLLANQGRINYELMASAVADSARYDVFGLTDKALHGDARAAVKTLHGLKTEGTEPITILWAITRDIRILIQVSQAVGQGKHFDWAAKQAGVWDKRQPLIKAALNRLKPAQLQQLLRKANGIDKAIKGMRNAEPWDELLDLVLNIAGVQSLHPANERLSLKI, from the coding sequence ATGCCCAAGCTGCGCCCGGAACAACTCGCTGCCGCACTGACCAAACAGCTGGCCCCGATTTACCTGGTATCTGGCGATGAGCCCCTGTTAATCCAGGAGGCTTGCGATAGCATTCGCGCAGCTGCGCGCAAACAGGGATTTGGCGAGCGCGAGCTCTATCATGCCGATAGCAATTTCGAGTGGGGGCAGTTATTAAGCGCCGCTAACAGCTTGTCACTTTTTGCGGAAAAAAAGATTATTGAATTGCGTATGCCCAGCGGCAAACCGGGAGACAAGGGAGGAAAAATCCTCCAGGAATATGCCCAATCTCCCGCTCCTGATAATTTACTGTTGATCGTTACCGAAAAACTTGACGGTGCCGCGCAAAAAAGCAAATGGTTTAAAGCCCTGGAAGATGCTGGACAGCATATCCAGGTTTGGCCGATTACCGCAGGCAATTTGCCGCGCTGGATTGGTCAGCGGTTGCAGCAAGCCGGATTGCAAGCCGACCCGGATGCGATTGAGCTACTGGCCTCCCGGATCGAAGGCAATTTGCTGGCAGCCGTACAGGAAATTGAAAAACTCAAGTTGCTCGCCAACCAGGGGCGCATCAACTATGAGCTGATGGCATCAGCCGTTGCAGACAGCGCCCGCTACGATGTGTTTGGCCTCACGGACAAGGCGTTACATGGCGATGCACGCGCTGCGGTAAAAACGCTACACGGCCTGAAAACAGAAGGCACGGAACCCATCACTATCCTCTGGGCGATAACGCGCGATATACGTATCCTGATCCAGGTATCGCAAGCGGTCGGACAGGGAAAACATTTTGATTGGGCAGCCAAGCAGGCTGGTGTCTGGGATAAGCGCCAACCGCTGATAAAAGCCGCGCTCAACCGATTGAAGCCCGCACAGTTACAGCAGTTGTTGCGCAAAGCCAATGGCATCGATAAGGCCATTAAAGGCATGCGCAACGCCGAGCCCTGGGATGAGTTACTGGATTTGGTATTGAATATCGCCGGTGTGCAAAGTTTGCATCCGGCCAACGAACGACTAAGCTTGAAAATTTGA
- the lptE gene encoding LPS assembly lipoprotein LptE has product MKKIITCLFLFTLSACGWHLRGSETTDNSSAYNQPLKLVITSTDNHGPLMNAIRQQLPTYNLTEVKSDSSAYSLNLKDVKTDKRAAGVGSDALVNAYELILSVDYQIRSPAKILTNPNTRGSISRTYNFEVNQANYSEQEEALILREMYRDLAQQILRRLKVLAYQEKTASKAN; this is encoded by the coding sequence ATGAAGAAAATTATCACCTGCCTGTTTCTGTTCACCCTGAGTGCATGTGGCTGGCATTTGCGCGGCTCAGAGACAACCGATAACTCCAGTGCGTATAACCAGCCACTTAAGCTGGTGATTACCAGCACGGACAACCATGGTCCGCTGATGAACGCTATACGCCAACAATTACCCACCTATAACCTCACCGAAGTGAAAAGTGACAGCAGCGCCTATTCACTGAATTTAAAAGACGTGAAAACCGATAAGCGCGCTGCCGGCGTTGGCAGTGATGCCCTGGTGAATGCCTATGAACTGATTTTGTCCGTGGATTACCAAATCCGCAGTCCCGCCAAAATTCTCACCAACCCCAATACACGCGGCAGCATATCGCGAACCTATAACTTTGAGGTTAACCAGGCCAACTACAGTGAACAGGAAGAAGCGTTGATTTTGCGCGAGATGTATCGCGACCTGGCCCAGCAAATCCTGCGCCGCCTCAAAGTGCTTGCCTATCAGGAAAAAACGGCCTCCAAGGCCAATTGA
- the leuS gene encoding leucine--tRNA ligase, which translates to MQEQYNPAEVEAQAQQYWEEHQSFNVIEDPGKEKFYCLAMFPYPSGKLHMGHVRNYTITDVIARYQRMQGKNVLHPMGWDAFGLPAENAALKHNTAPAKWTYSNTDHMRNQLKQLGFGFDWSRELTTCKPEYYQWEQWFFTRLYEKGLVYKKMSTVNWDPIDQTVLANEQVIDGRGWRSGALVERKEIPQWFIKITDYAEELLNDLDKLPNWPEQVKTMQRNWIGKSRGLEMRFDLQSPVGEFTSFDIYTTRPDTLMGVTYVSLAAEHPIAKYLADSNPALAQFIADCKVQSVAEADMATMEKKGMDTGIKALHPITGEPVAVWVANYVLMDYGSGAVMAVPAHDQRDYEFAQKYHLGITQVIAPQNGETIDLSQAAFTDKGVLVNSGEYDGLDFNAAFDAIASTLEMANKGRVKTNYRLRDWGVSRQRYWGAPIPMFNLPEGGEIPVPAHKLPILLPEEVVMNGVQSPIKADPEWKKDELDGQYVERETDTFDTFMESSWYYARYTCPNFTDGMINKAAADYWLPVDQYVGGIEHAILHLLYSRFFHKLMRDEGLVSGDEPFERLLCQGMVNAESFFIKSEGKENWIEPENVVIERDDKGRFIAAKHKITGDAVEFGGVIKMSKSKANGVDPESVINQYGADTVRLFTMFAAPPEQSLEWSDSGVEGASRFLRRLWKAVEGHINAGTPGKLDAASLPQQQKDLRRKTHETIQKVSDDYGRRQTFNTAIAAVMELLNETSKLSDRANPQGLAVEREALEAAILLLAPIVPHITQALWIELGNSGIPLNQPWPTLDESALVRSTIEVVVQVNGKLRGKIDAAVDAPKELLEQIAVQQENVQKFLEGVTVRKVIVVPNKLVNIVAN; encoded by the coding sequence ATGCAAGAACAGTACAACCCCGCCGAAGTCGAGGCCCAGGCCCAGCAGTACTGGGAAGAACACCAGAGCTTTAACGTTATAGAAGACCCCGGCAAGGAAAAGTTCTACTGCCTGGCGATGTTCCCCTACCCCAGCGGCAAGCTGCACATGGGCCATGTGCGCAACTACACCATTACCGATGTGATCGCCCGCTACCAGCGCATGCAGGGCAAAAACGTACTGCACCCCATGGGTTGGGATGCCTTCGGCCTGCCGGCGGAAAACGCCGCCCTCAAGCACAACACCGCCCCCGCCAAATGGACCTACTCCAACACCGACCATATGCGCAACCAGCTCAAGCAGTTGGGCTTTGGCTTTGACTGGTCGCGCGAGCTCACCACCTGCAAACCCGAGTATTACCAGTGGGAGCAGTGGTTTTTTACTCGCTTGTATGAGAAGGGTCTGGTGTACAAAAAAATGTCCACCGTGAACTGGGACCCCATCGACCAAACCGTATTAGCCAATGAACAGGTGATCGATGGCCGCGGCTGGCGCTCCGGTGCGTTGGTAGAGCGCAAGGAGATTCCCCAGTGGTTTATCAAGATCACTGATTACGCTGAAGAATTGTTGAACGATCTGGACAAGCTGCCTAACTGGCCAGAACAAGTCAAAACCATGCAGCGCAACTGGATCGGCAAAAGCCGCGGCCTGGAAATGCGTTTCGATTTGCAATCGCCGGTGGGTGAGTTCACCAGCTTCGACATCTACACCACCCGCCCCGATACTTTAATGGGCGTGACCTATGTGAGCCTCGCCGCTGAGCACCCGATTGCCAAGTATCTGGCTGACAGCAACCCGGCGCTTGCACAATTCATTGCCGACTGCAAAGTGCAATCGGTCGCCGAAGCCGATATGGCGACCATGGAAAAGAAAGGCATGGATACCGGCATCAAAGCCTTGCACCCCATCACCGGTGAACCGGTTGCGGTCTGGGTCGCCAACTATGTGTTGATGGATTACGGTTCAGGTGCGGTGATGGCCGTACCGGCACACGACCAGCGCGATTACGAATTTGCGCAAAAATACCATCTGGGGATTACCCAGGTTATTGCACCACAGAACGGCGAAACGATTGATTTAAGCCAAGCCGCTTTCACCGACAAGGGTGTGCTGGTCAATTCCGGCGAATACGATGGCCTCGATTTTAACGCTGCCTTCGATGCCATTGCATCAACCCTGGAAATGGCCAACAAAGGCCGGGTAAAAACCAATTACCGTTTGCGCGATTGGGGGGTGTCACGTCAGCGCTACTGGGGTGCACCTATTCCCATGTTCAATTTACCCGAGGGTGGTGAAATTCCAGTGCCGGCGCACAAGCTGCCGATCCTGTTGCCGGAAGAGGTGGTGATGAACGGTGTTCAGTCGCCGATCAAAGCTGACCCGGAATGGAAAAAAGATGAGCTGGATGGTCAATACGTCGAGCGTGAAACGGATACCTTCGATACCTTTATGGAATCCAGTTGGTATTACGCGCGCTACACCTGCCCGAATTTTACCGATGGCATGATCAACAAAGCCGCCGCCGATTACTGGCTGCCCGTTGACCAATACGTGGGCGGCATCGAGCACGCCATTTTGCACCTGCTCTACTCACGCTTCTTCCACAAACTCATGCGCGACGAAGGCCTGGTCAGTGGCGACGAGCCTTTCGAGCGACTGCTCTGCCAGGGCATGGTAAATGCCGAATCCTTCTTCATTAAAAGTGAAGGCAAAGAGAACTGGATCGAACCGGAAAACGTGGTTATCGAGCGCGATGACAAAGGGCGCTTCATTGCAGCCAAGCATAAAATCACGGGTGATGCGGTGGAATTTGGCGGCGTAATTAAAATGTCCAAATCCAAAGCCAACGGTGTTGACCCGGAAAGTGTGATCAACCAATACGGCGCCGATACCGTGCGCCTGTTCACCATGTTCGCCGCACCGCCGGAGCAAAGCCTGGAGTGGAGTGATTCCGGTGTAGAAGGGGCGAGTCGTTTCCTGCGTCGGTTATGGAAGGCGGTGGAAGGGCATATCAACGCGGGCACACCGGGCAAGCTGGATGCAGCAAGCCTGCCACAACAGCAAAAAGATTTGCGCCGCAAAACCCACGAGACTATCCAGAAAGTCAGTGACGATTACGGTCGCCGCCAAACCTTTAACACGGCGATTGCTGCCGTCATGGAATTGCTCAACGAAACCAGCAAGCTCTCCGATCGCGCCAACCCGCAAGGTTTGGCGGTAGAGCGCGAAGCACTGGAAGCAGCCATACTGTTGCTCGCCCCCATTGTGCCGCACATCACCCAGGCACTGTGGATTGAGCTGGGCAATAGCGGTATTCCGCTTAACCAGCCCTGGCCGACACTCGATGAAAGTGCACTGGTGCGCTCCACCATCGAAGTGGTGGTACAGGTAAACGGCAAACTGCGCGGTAAAATCGATGCCGCCGTGGACGCACCTAAAGAGTTGTTGGAGCAGATAGCCGTACAACAGGAAAATGTGCAGAAATTCCTCGAAGGAGTAACTGTGCGCAAAGTGATTGTTGTACCTAACAAGCTAGTCAATATTGTGGCCAATTAA
- a CDS encoding alpha/beta hydrolase, whose protein sequence is MPANYRQPWCWLCLLFSLSVVPDAMSAPDSQSRPQGAIYLWAEKPLVAPDREHVKDQRVYAVDNPSMTPYWPEPDKANGTAVVIFPGGGYVRLALNNEGHGVAKWFAERGVAAFVVKYRMVEYGFPAPLLDGLRAVRLVRQNASDWGIALDKVGVIGFSAGGHLAASVTTRHDFTVDDGDPLAAISARPDFSILGYPVITLEGADAHAGSRKALLGENPDPALVHENSLQHQVTAEVPPVFMLHGAGDQSVPVTNSLAFFTEVQKFNKRSELHVYQSNIHGVGMIQGQGTISSWPTALELWLKQNNFLYP, encoded by the coding sequence ATGCCTGCGAATTATCGCCAGCCGTGGTGCTGGCTTTGCCTGTTGTTTTCCCTGAGTGTGGTTCCCGATGCTATGAGCGCCCCCGATTCCCAATCCCGTCCGCAAGGTGCCATTTACCTGTGGGCAGAAAAGCCGCTGGTGGCACCCGACCGCGAACATGTCAAAGACCAGCGGGTCTACGCCGTTGATAATCCGAGTATGACGCCCTATTGGCCTGAGCCGGACAAGGCGAATGGCACCGCTGTGGTGATCTTTCCCGGTGGCGGCTATGTGCGCTTGGCGCTTAATAACGAGGGACATGGTGTCGCCAAGTGGTTTGCTGAGCGCGGTGTGGCGGCCTTTGTGGTTAAGTACCGGATGGTGGAATACGGTTTCCCGGCGCCGTTGCTGGATGGTTTACGCGCTGTTCGTTTGGTGCGCCAGAATGCATCTGACTGGGGTATTGCATTGGATAAGGTGGGTGTGATCGGCTTTTCAGCCGGTGGGCATCTGGCGGCCAGTGTCACTACACGCCATGACTTTACCGTTGACGATGGCGATCCCCTGGCCGCTATCAGCGCCCGCCCGGATTTCTCAATCCTGGGGTATCCCGTGATTACCCTCGAAGGAGCGGATGCCCACGCCGGTTCACGCAAGGCGCTGCTGGGGGAAAACCCTGATCCGGCACTGGTACATGAGAACTCCCTGCAACACCAGGTTACGGCAGAGGTACCCCCGGTATTCATGTTGCACGGTGCGGGAGACCAGTCTGTGCCGGTTACCAACAGCCTGGCATTTTTTACCGAGGTGCAGAAATTTAATAAACGTTCTGAACTGCATGTCTACCAGTCCAATATCCACGGTGTCGGGATGATTCAAGGGCAGGGAACAATTTCCAGTTGGCCGACGGCACTGGAGTTGTGGTTGAAACAGAATAATTTTCTCTACCCATAA